The following proteins are encoded in a genomic region of Synechococcus sp. CBW1002:
- a CDS encoding amidohydrolase family protein: MRWLSHVRLPQASPCRHGHNRSWRIGIDEAGQIAVVEPIPAGSAAAGEAWGGDWLSPAGVDVQINGGLGLAFPELTPADLPTLLQLLERLWTDGVEAICPTLVTCGVGPLRQALAVLDQARQQHQPGRCRLLGAHLEGPFLAPQRRGAHPAQHLCPPSLEALQERIGGHEDAIDLVTLAPELAGAEAVIDALRARGIVVSLGHSGADEAAAQHAYGAGVTMVTHTFNAMDGLQHRSPGPVAAAILAGTVALGLIADGVHVAPSMAVLLQRLAPDRLVLVSDALAPYGLGEGAHRWDERLLLVEEGSCRLEDGTLAGVTLPLLEGVRRLASWSGRPEQAIAAATVSPRRVLGDERSVETMLVGTPLGEALRWHQDGTGLAWRRAA, translated from the coding sequence ATGCGCTGGCTCAGCCACGTCCGCCTGCCCCAGGCTTCCCCCTGCCGCCATGGCCACAACCGCTCCTGGCGGATCGGCATCGATGAGGCGGGTCAGATCGCTGTGGTGGAGCCGATCCCGGCCGGCAGCGCCGCCGCCGGTGAGGCCTGGGGGGGCGACTGGCTCAGCCCGGCCGGGGTGGATGTGCAGATCAACGGTGGCCTCGGCCTCGCCTTCCCGGAACTCACCCCGGCGGATCTGCCGACCTTGCTGCAGTTGCTGGAGCGGCTCTGGACGGATGGGGTGGAGGCGATCTGCCCCACCCTGGTGACCTGTGGTGTGGGTCCCCTGCGCCAGGCCCTGGCGGTGTTGGACCAGGCCCGCCAGCAGCACCAGCCCGGGCGCTGCCGGCTGCTGGGCGCCCACCTGGAAGGCCCGTTCCTGGCGCCGCAACGGCGTGGTGCCCACCCAGCTCAGCACCTCTGCCCGCCCAGCCTGGAGGCCCTGCAGGAGCGCATCGGCGGCCATGAGGACGCCATCGATCTGGTGACCCTGGCCCCGGAGCTTGCCGGCGCCGAGGCCGTGATCGACGCCCTGCGGGCCCGGGGGATCGTGGTGAGCCTCGGCCATAGCGGCGCCGATGAGGCGGCAGCGCAGCACGCCTATGGGGCCGGCGTGACCATGGTGACCCACACCTTCAATGCCATGGACGGTCTGCAGCACCGCAGCCCCGGACCGGTGGCGGCGGCGATCCTGGCGGGCACTGTGGCCCTGGGCCTGATCGCCGACGGGGTGCATGTGGCTCCCTCGATGGCGGTGCTGCTGCAGCGGCTGGCGCCGGATCGGCTGGTGCTGGTGAGTGACGCCCTGGCGCCCTACGGACTGGGGGAAGGCGCTCACCGCTGGGATGAGCGGCTGCTGCTCGTGGAAGAAGGCTCCTGCCGCCTGGAGGACGGCACCCTGGCTGGCGTCACCCTGCCCCTGCTGGAGGGGGTGCGGCGGCTCGCCAGCTGGAGCGGCCGGCCGGAGCAGGCGATCGCCGCGGCCACGGTGTCGCCGCGGCGGGTGCTCGGCGACGAACGCTCCGTGGAAACGATGCTGGTGGGCACCCCGCTCGGCGAGGCGTTGCGTTGGCATCAGGACGGCACGGGTCTGGCCTGGCGACGCGCTGCCTAA
- the bchM gene encoding magnesium protoporphyrin IX methyltransferase: MPTKEAEKAVVEAYFNSTGFERWNRIYSDSSEVNRVQRNIRIGHQKTVDQVLAWLQEQGDLANRSFCDAGCGVGSLSLPLAQLGAGSIAASDLSAAMVEEAGRRAASAGISSEQLRFTASDLESLEGHYDTVICLDVFIHYPQAAAEEMVRHLAGMAEKRLIVSFAPYTPLLALLKGIGQLFPGPSKTTRAYTLREEGIVKAAMACGFQPIRRSLNKAPFYFSRLIEFEKRG, from the coding sequence ATGCCCACGAAAGAAGCCGAGAAAGCCGTGGTGGAGGCCTATTTCAACAGCACCGGCTTCGAGCGCTGGAATCGCATCTACAGCGACAGCTCGGAGGTGAACCGGGTCCAGCGCAACATCCGCATCGGCCACCAGAAAACCGTCGATCAGGTGCTGGCCTGGCTGCAGGAGCAGGGCGATCTGGCCAACCGCAGCTTCTGCGATGCCGGCTGTGGCGTGGGCAGCCTCAGCCTGCCCCTGGCCCAGCTGGGGGCAGGATCGATCGCCGCCAGCGATCTGTCCGCCGCCATGGTGGAGGAAGCCGGCCGCCGGGCCGCCTCTGCCGGAATCTCCAGCGAGCAGCTGCGTTTCACGGCCTCTGATCTCGAGAGCCTCGAGGGCCATTACGACACGGTGATCTGCCTGGATGTGTTCATCCATTACCCCCAGGCGGCCGCTGAGGAGATGGTGCGCCATCTGGCCGGCATGGCGGAGAAGCGCCTGATCGTGAGCTTTGCCCCCTACACCCCCCTGCTGGCGCTGCTCAAGGGGATCGGCCAGCTGTTCCCCGGCCCCAGCAAGACCACCCGCGCCTACACCCTGCGGGAAGAGGGGATCGTCAAGGCGGCGATGGCCTGCGGCTTCCAGCCGATCCGCCGCAGCCTCAACAAGGCCCCCTTCTACTTCTCGCGGCTGATCGAATTCGAGAAGCGGGGCTGA